Below is a genomic region from Hyphomicrobiales bacterium.
GGAGAATCCGCCCCGAACGCATTATCGATTAGACCACCCAATAGTGCCTCTCCAAGCGGCGGCGCATAGCTAAATCCGCGGCATTTTGCATCAAACCCGTTAAGCTCAAAGATGTTCGTCCGGCAAAGAACATCATAGATCTCACCTCCCGGTGTCCACGTCGTTATGCTTCCGACAGTAATAGGAGTCTTCTGCTGCGCTCGCGCTCCACTGAACGAAGTCGACACGAGAACACCGACACTTAGAGCCAAGGTGATGCCAGTGACGGTGAGGCGCGACCTATTACAAGGAGCCTCAAAAGGCTTATTCATACGTTTCTTAAGTGCCCGCCGTATTATAGTCATCGTCTCCTCCCTGTATTTTTCTTTACTTCACGACTTGGCGATTTGCGTAAGTCTATTTTGCATGCCATGGGGTAAGCCGCTGCTCGAGATAGAGCATGGACTGGTTCATTGCGAACCCAACCAATCCAATAATGACCATGCCTCCTATGATTCGGTCGGTCTCCATTAGATTTCGAGCGAGTTGGATCATGTAACCGAGGCCAGACGTTGCTGCGATCATCTCGGCCGCGATCACGCACATCCATCCAAATCCGAGACCTATTCGCATTCCTGTCAGAATGTGCGGAAGCGCCGACGGAAGAAGAACGGCGCGAAAAAAGAGCCACCGTTTCGCGCCAAAACACTCAGCTGCCTGAACGTGGACGCGATCTACCGAGCAAAATCCTGCATATGCATTCGTAAAAAGTGGAAAGACCGAGCCGAGAAAGATAATGAACCACGCAGGTTTATTGCCGAGGCCGAACCACAAGATAGCCATCGGAATCCAGGCAATCACGGAAATCGGCCGGATGACTTCAACAATCGGCATAACATAGTAAGATAGCCCTTCAAGTCTCGCTAACAGCGCCGCAAGCGTGATGCCAACTACTGTCGCTATCACGAATCCAATCGATACGCGCAAAATGCTTGCGCTAATGTCGCCCCACAGCGATCCAAATTCTGCTAGCTGCTTGATTCCAGCAAGCACTTTGGTTGGCGGAGGGAAAAATTGAGGGTTTATCAAATTCATGCGTGCTGCAAATTCCCAAAGCACCAACAGAAACAGCAGGAGCGCAAACCGACGAATGCTTAAAAAGCCGGCGCCGACACGTCGGATGATACGGTCGCTAACCGAGGGGTTAGACGAGAGACTCGCGGAGTGCCTATTGTCCAAGAATGCTGCCAATTTCTTTCCTCAACGAATGGGTTAGGTGTTCTTTGTAGGCAAGGAACTTTTGGCTAGTAGATCTCATTTCCGGATCGCGTGGGCGCGGAAGCTCTATGTCCACTACTTCCTTAATAGTTCCTGGCCTCGCGGTCATGACGAAAACACGGTCCGCTAAGAAAATCGCTTCATCGATACTGTGAGTGATGAGCACGACCGTTTTTCTCCTTTGCTCCCAAATCCGCAGTATTTCTTCTTGCATTTGGTCTCTGGTTAGTGAGTCAAGCGCACCGAATGGCTCGTCCATCAGCACGACGTCCGGATCGGCAGCCAGCGCACGTGCAATTCCTACACGCTGCTTCATTCCGCCTGAGATGTGCTTGGGATAACGATTCTCGAAGCCCGCGAGGCCAACGAGTGAAATGTAGTCACGAACAATGCTGTTACGATCAGAACGCGCAAGTCCTTTTGCGCGCAAACCGAATTCAATGTTTTCACGAACCGTAAACCATGGGAAAAGACCGTACTCTTGAAAGATTACTATGCGCTCTGGTCCAGGTCCGCTAATCGGATGCCCCTTGTAAAGTACTTCGCCATTTGTTGGAAAAGTGAATCCAGCAATCATGTGAAGGAGTGTCGTTTTCCCACACCCAGAGGGCCCAATGATGCAGATAAATTCGCCGCTGTTTATGGACAAGGAGATGTTGTGCAAGGCTATAACCTTCGATCGGTTGAGCCCGCCCGGAAACACCTTCGAGATATCTCTCACGTTTATCGAATTCACGTCTCGCCCTTCATCAAAACGAACGTTCAATCTATTCGACTAAACAGGACGAATAGACATGGTTTTAACAACTGCCAATAGGGTTTGTGTGGCTCTGTTGCAAAGTATCTTGCAATCGCCGATATCGTGCTTTTACCGGCAGTTCCTCTCATCGCTATTTATTGAATTCAGAAGTCTGAACGCAGAGTACACAACCCTTCGCGCTTGTCAAGCTCCTTCCATATTGCCCTGATATTGCCGCTTTGGGTATTTTCGAGATGGAGACAGAATTGGAATCGTTGACGGCACCAAGAAGCCTTGTAGATCAAGCTTATGAAGTCATTTTACATGCCCTTTCCAACGGCACTTTCGAACCGGTGAACGGTAGGCTCAGGCGGCAAAGACCGCACGGTGATGCTGTCGGCGCAGCTTCTGCGGATCCTGCGGGTCTATTGGCGTCTGGCGAAGCCGCAGGTCTGGCTGTTTCCCGGCCGCGACGCGATCGCCCCATGGATGTGCAGGTCTTGTATTCGGCCTGCCGCTCGGCACGCGCCGCCGCCGGCATCGACAAGCGTGGACGGTCCACACGCTCAGACACAGCTTCGCCACCCATCTGCTGGAGAACGGCACCGATATCCGCATCATCCAGGTGCTGCTTGGCCACAACAATCTTTCCTCGACGGCGCGCTACACCAAAGTCTCGAACGGTCTGATCCGGCGCACGACAAGCCCGCTCGACCGGCTGAACATCGAGGTGGTGCCGCCCAGTTGATCGGTTCCGCCCATGTCGGCGAGACTGGAGGTGGCGGATATCTTCCGCCGCCATGGCGAGGCGTATCGGCAGGTTCATGACGGTCATCTCGGACGCGTCGAGCGCCGCGTGATGAGCGCCATCGAACTGTGCCGGACCGCCGAACTCGGCGGCCATGTCGATAGCTGCCGCTCCTGCGGGACGATCCGCGTGGCCTATAATTCCTGCCGCAACCGGCATTGCTCCAAGTGCCAGGGCAGGCCTGCCGGGACTGGCTCGCCGCGCGGCAGGACGAGCTTCTTCCGGTTGCCTACTTCCACGTGGTGTTCACGCTGCCGGCCGAGATCGCCGCGATCGCTTTCCAGAACAAGGCAGTGATGTACACGATCCTGTTCAAGGCGGCCGCCGAGACGCTGCGCACCATCGCCGCTGATCCCAAACATCTCGGCGCCCAGATCGGCCTCATCGCGGTGCTGCACAGTTGGGGTCAAACTCTCACCTACCACCCCCATCTGCATTGTATCGTGCCGGGTGGTGGCATCTCGCCCGACGGCACACGCTGGATCTCGTGCAGGCCGGGCCTCTTTTTGCCCGTGCGGGTGCTGTCGTGCTTGTTTCGCTGCCGCTTCCTGGAGGAACTGCGAGTGGCCCATAACGCGGGTCACCTGGGCTTCTTCGGCGACCTTGCCCACCTGGACACGTTTCTGTAATTGGTCAACGGGTTCTCCGTTCTGAAGTGCTCGTCGTCTGCGGGCTTCACGCTTCTGTTCGTGGTCGTCGCGATGGACGCCACACTCTGGGCTCTTCGATGGTGGGTTTGAATGCTGCAAGCTTCTGTAATTGGTCAACGGGTTCTCCGTTCTGAAGTGCTCGTCGTCTGCGGGCTTCACGCTTCTGTTCGTGGTCGTCGCGATGGACGCCACACTCTGGGCTCTTCGATGGTGGGTTTGAATGCTGCAAGCTTCTGTAATTGGTCAACGGGTTCTCCGTTCTGAAGTGCTCGTCGTCTGCGGGCTTCACGCTTCTGTTCGTGGTCGTCGCGATGGACGCCACACTCTGGGCTCTTCGATGGTGGGTTTGAATGCTGCAAGCTCGAAAGCGTGATCATTGGGTCACAAGGTGTCCAACGCAGTCATTCTGGCCCACACGCTCTCCGCATTCTCACGACGGGCGTGATGGGTGATCAGTTCAGCTGTTCATGGCGGCCGGCCTTTCGATGGAGAATTCGGTTTCATCGCTCCACATGCGGTGCAACACCACGGCAAGACGGCGCGCCAAGGCGACCTTGGCTTTGCGAGCTCCGCGTCGGCGTGCAATGCCGAGGGCCCAGGACTTCAGCCAGTTATCCGCCTTGCAGCGCGTCATCATGACGTTGGCGGCTTCATAGAGCATGGCGCGCACCATGGCGTCGCCGCACTTGGAGATACGTCCGACCTGCTCCATTTCTCCGGATGCATGCACCCGTGGGGTCAGGCCGAAGACGGCGGCGACAAGCCGGGAACTGTCGAAGCGCCAGGGAACGTCTACGCCGGTCCGGAAGGTGAGCGCGGTGACCGGGCCAACGCCCGGCATCGTCATCAACAGGCGGCAGGTCGCGTCCTTCTTCACGATGTCGAGCACCATCTTGTCGATCACCGCCAAAGTGCGAAGTCCGTCTTCATAGGCGACGAGCAGCGGTTCGGTCATCGCCAGCAGCACCGGATCGTCGATGGCCTCGCGGACCCGGCGCGCATAGAGCGTGTTCTTGCCGCCACCGGTGCGGATGCCGAATGCCTTCAGCGTGCCGCGCACGGTGTTGATCAGATCCTTGTTGCGCCGGACCATGGACTGACGATGGCGCAACAGCAATCTGATCCGCTGGCTGTAATCGGTCTTCACATGGGTTGCCTTGAACAGGCCGGTGCGTATCGCCTGGGCGATCAGGCGGGCATCGCGGCGATCCGTCTTCACCGGCGAGGCTTTGGCGAACGCCTTCATCTGCCGAACCTCGATGCAGAACACCGGCAGGCCGCGTTCTGCCAGGCCACTATAGAGCCATGGCGCCAGAGGGCCGGCCTCGAAGCCAACGCGCATGATCGTTCCGTCGAGGTCAGCGAGGCAGGCGCCGATATCATCGGGGTGGCTGGCGACACTGCGCTCCATGACAACCCGGCCGTCTTCACCGAGCACGCACACGGCGGTCTGTTCCAATGACACGTCCAATCCGACATAGTAGTTCACGGCGGTTCTCCTTCTCTGTTTCATCACAGAGCGATCCTATCGCTCAACAGGGAGAACCGTCGCCTCAGGGCTATGCCCAAATTATTCCAGCTCGAAAAACCTCGCGTTTTGGGCCGGGATTTGATTCCATTGCCGTGCTGATTTGCACGGAGAGGGTGGATGCGGGGACAGGCGGGATTTTGGGACATCGATGAGCGCTATGCGCGGCTGAGCGAGGCCGGC
It encodes:
- a CDS encoding hypothetical protein (Evidence 5 : Unknown function), producing the protein MPVAAGIIGHADRPAGAAAIDMAAEFGGPAQFDGAHHAALDASEMTVMNLPIRLAMAAEDIRHLQSRRHGRNRSTGRHHLDVQPVERACRAPDQTVRDFGVARRRGKIVVAKQHLDDADIGAVLQQMGGEAVSERVDRPRLSMPAAARAERQAEYKTCTSMGRSRRGRETARPAASPDANRPAGSAEAAPTASPCGLCRLSLPFTGSKVPLERACKMTS
- a CDS encoding ABC transmembrane type-1 domain-containing protein — encoded protein: MAAFLDNRHSASLSSNPSVSDRIIRRVGAGFLSIRRFALLLFLLVLWEFAARMNLINPQFFPPPTKVLAGIKQLAEFGSLWGDISASILRVSIGFVIATVVGITLAALLARLEGLSYYVMPIVEVIRPISVIAWIPMAILWFGLGNKPAWFIIFLGSVFPLFTNAYAGFCSVDRVHVQAAECFGAKRWLFFRAVLLPSALPHILTGMRIGLGFGWMCVIAAEMIAATSGLGYMIQLARNLMETDRIIGGMVIIGLVGFAMNQSMLYLEQRLTPWHAK
- the tauB gene encoding taurine ABC transporter ATP binding subunit → MNSINVRDISKVFPGGLNRSKVIALHNISLSINSGEFICIIGPSGCGKTTLLHMIAGFTFPTNGEVLYKGHPISGPGPERIVIFQEYGLFPWFTVRENIEFGLRAKGLARSDRNSIVRDYISLVGLAGFENRYPKHISGGMKQRVGIARALAADPDVVLMDEPFGALDSLTRDQMQEEILRIWEQRRKTVVLITHSIDEAIFLADRVFVMTARPGTIKEVVDIELPRPRDPEMRSTSQKFLAYKEHLTHSLRKEIGSILGQ
- a CDS encoding hypothetical protein (Evidence 5 : Unknown function) — translated: MPGQACRDWLAARQDELLPVAYFHVVFTLPAEIAAIAFQNKAVMYTILFKAAAETLRTIAADPKHLGAQIGLIAVLHSWGQTLTYHPHLHCIVPGGGISPDGTRWISCRPGLFLPVRVLSCLFRCRFLEELRVAHNAGHLGFFGDLAHLDTFL
- a CDS encoding transposase yields the protein MNYYVGLDVSLEQTAVCVLGEDGRVVMERSVASHPDDIGACLADLDGTIMRVGFEAGPLAPWLYSGLAERGLPVFCIEVRQMKAFAKASPVKTDRRDARLIAQAIRTGLFKATHVKTDYSQRIRLLLRHRQSMVRRNKDLINTVRGTLKAFGIRTGGGKNTLYARRVREAIDDPVLLAMTEPLLVAYEDGLRTLAVIDKMVLDIVKKDATCRLLMTMPGVGPVTALTFRTGVDVPWRFDSSRLVAAVFGLTPRVHASGEMEQVGRISKCGDAMVRAMLYEAANVMMTRCKADNWLKSWALGIARRRGARKAKVALARRLAVVLHRMWSDETEFSIERPAAMNS
- a CDS encoding hypothetical protein (Evidence 5 : Unknown function); translation: MLLGHNNLSSTARYTKVSNGLIRRTTSPLDRLNIEVVPPS